The nucleotide sequence CGGGACGCGGACACGGTAGTGCCCGTCCTTGCTCTCCCAGTCGGTATCCGAGAGCGCCGAGCCGTCGGCATCGGAGCAGCACGGTCCCTTGCCGCTGCGCAGGCCGTCGAACCAGGCCTTCAAGTCGGCATTGGTGTTGACGAACTGGCCGCGGTCGCGCGCGTGCCCGAACGGGGCTGCGAGTGCGATCAAGGCCAAGACGCAGGCGAGGCTCGCCACGCGTCGCCAGCGTGTCGCGGTGCCGGTCCGCCGTTGTCGTGTTTCGCAAATCGTGGGACGCACACTGTACAGACGCGGCTCATCGCCGCCGGAATCGATCCAGTTGCTCACGTTTGTCCTGCTCCAGCACCCCGCGGCCAGTGCAACAATGGTTATGCATTTCGCGGGCCAACTTGATTCGCAACGACTGGCCTCGCGTCATGATCAGACCGTCATGGCGGTGTCATAGACAAGCCGGGACAACTACGGCTCGCGGCAGCCGACTCGCACGGCCGGCCGGCAAACTGCCGCGTTGCGCGAGCGGATGCGCTTTGGCATAAAAGCGCTACCGGTTACGTCATTGGGCGATGGCGGCCGGCCTCGGGACGTTATGAAGAACGGCCTCTATTCGATTCACGTCAACCTGCTCGATGGTCGAGTCGGCAAGGGCAGCGGCGTCATTCTCTTTCGCGACGGCAAGATCCTTGGCGGCGATGCCTACCTCTATTACACCGGCAGCTACGTCGTGAAGGACGACCACACCTTCAAGGGCGAGGTGCTGGTGCAACGGCACACTTCGCCGCGGGGCGATGACAATCCACTGTTCGGCGGCCCCGCGCCGGTCGGCATCGGCGTCAGCGGCACCTACACGGACACCCGCGCGGAGATGACGGGCACGGCGCTCGTCGGCAAGGCCAGCCTGATTTTCGGTGCGACGCTGCACAAGCTCGCGGAGGCCGACTAGGCCGCGCCGCCGCGAGCGGCCGAAAACAAGTCGCGGCGGCCCCTGCTGACATCCCGCGCAATAGGTCTTATGCAGTGAGAATGCCTGGATCGTGGACATATCGCCCATGGGAACGCGGCTCGGCGATCGAGCTGGGTCACCTCGCGGCGACAAAGGCTGCCGCGCTCGCGTATCACGTTCACCCGGATGTTCAAGTCGCCGCCGTGATCGAAGGATGGCGCATGTACATGACGGCGTTCGGAGAGTTTTGCGCCACCATCGGCGATATCGTCGTCATCCCCGGGGGCGTACCACATGCCTCGTATGGTGGCCCCGGCTCGATCGTCACCCATCTGTACGTGCCGAGCGATCATGCAGCGGTGAGAGAGATCTCGGGGCCGCTCCGCATCCGCCACTCGCTAGCGACCTCGCCAGACGAGATACTCGATGCGATCGGCTCGCACGACCCATGGCCGAGAGATCCCGTGCTGCCTGCGCGACGTGCCGCGCTAACGGAGCTGGTTTCGTGCGAAGGCCTCGACATCCGCGCGTCAGCAGCACGGCAAGGCCGATCGACCGACGGCTTCATTCGGCGGTTCAAGCGAGAGGTCGGGATGACCCCTGCTGCCTATCGCCTTGTGTTGCGACTGGCCTCGGCACGCTCGCGGTTGAAGCGCGGCGACACCGTCGCCGACGTGGCTTATGCCGGCTCGTTCTCCGATCAGAGTCACCTTGGTCGCCTGTTTCGTCGCGCTTACGGCGCAACGCCGGCCGCCTATCGTTCGGCTTTCGCGGAATGAGGCGGTCGATTTCATTCCAGACGTGAATCGGCCCCGGTCGTTAAGCTGGCTCCACCTCTGCATTCATTGCGAGCTGCGCATGAACCTCCTGGCATCTTTCGTGGTCCTGTTTGCGGGCCTAAGCCTCGCCCTCCAGCAAGTGCTGAACGCTGGCCTTGGCAATGCCTTGCAATCAGCGAGGTGGGCGGCGTTCGCGAGTTATCTTGGCGGAACAATCGCCTTGCTGCTGGTTCTCGCCGCGCTGCGCGAGCCGATTCCCGCTGGCCCCTTGGCCGGACGAGCTCCCTTGATCGCATGGACCGGGGGAATTTTCGGCGCGATCTTCATCGTGACCAGCATCTTCATGGTGCCGCGCCTTGGCGTGGCGACGGTGTTGACGTTGATCGTCGTCGGTCAGTTGCTCGGTTCGTTGGCGTTCGACCACATCGGTATGCTCGGCCTGCCGCAGCATCCGGTCAGTTTGACACGCGCACTGGGCGCCGGCTGTCTCGTCCTCGGCGCAGCTCTCGTTCGCGGGTAAAGATCGCCCGCAGTGCCGGCTTGCTGCCGCGTCAATGCGACCGCGGGGCTGGTCACTCCGCCGCCTGTTCGAGCGGCGCTACGCGCGGCAAAATGATCTGGATGCGCGTGCCCTCGCCCGGCTCGGAATCGAGATCGAGCCGCCCGCCGAGCCGGTTGGTGACGATGCTGTAGACGATGTGCAGTCCGAGGCCGGTGCCGCCCTGATCGCGTCTCGTGGTGAAGAACGGATCAAACGCGCGGCGGCGGACGTCGAGCGACATGCCGCAGCCGTTGTCCGAGAAGATGATCTCGACATTGTCCTTGCCGGACTCGCGCACCTGGATGTCGATCGTCCCCGGCCGGCCGTCCGGGAAGGCGTGCGCCACCGAATTGAGAAACAGGTTGGTCAGCACCTGGCCATATGGGCCGGGGTAGCTGTTCATGGTCAGATCCGGCTGACACTCGACGTTGAGCGTCAGATTGTGCTTGCGCAGGCCCGGCCGCAGACTCATCACCACCTGCTCGGTGAGGTCGCCGAGATCGAAGCTGCGCTGGTCCGAATAGTTGCGGTCGGCCGCGACCTGCTTGAACGACTGGATCAGCTCGGCAGCGCGGTTGAGATTGGAGACGAGCTGCGAGGACGCGTCGCGGCTGGTGTTGAGGAAGTCGTTGAGCGTGGAGCGGCGGAGCTCGCCGCGCTCGACCTCTGACGTGAACATCGCGGTCTTGCGCTCCAGCGCGGAGGCAACCGTGAGGCTGATGCCGACGGGATTGTTGACCTCGTGTGCGACGCCCGCAACGAGCCGCCCGAGCGCAGCCAGCTTCTCCGCCTCGATCAGCGAGGCCTGGGTCTCGCGCAGATTGCGCAGCGCGGTCTCGGCGGATTCCTTGGCTTTGCGCATCTCCTGCTCGCCACGCTTGCGCTCGCCGATGTCGAGCGCCACGGTGACGATCCGCTCGATCTCGCCCTCGGCATCGAGCAGCGGCAGCTTGTTGACCAGCCATTGCCGCATATTGCCGGAGGCGTCCTTATACTCCTCCTCGTAGAAGCCGAGTCCCTTGCGGAGCTTGAGCACCCTCTTGTCGCTCTCGTCGGACTTGGCCGCGCCATAGCGCGACATCAGGTCCGCCGTGGTGCGGCCGAGCGCATCGCCGGGCTCGATGCCGAAGATGCCGGCCATGTAGCGGTTCATCAGCACGTAGCGCAGGTCGCGGTTCTTGACGTTGATGACCGCGGGCACGGTGTCGATGACCTGCTGGAGCAGGCGCCGTCCTTCGGCAATGGCGTCTTCCGCCCGCTTCTGATCGGTGATGTCGCGCAGCGTGCCCTCGTAGCGGACGATGTTGCCCGCCTCGTCCCGCACGCCGGTCGCGCTGTCTGAGAGCCACAAAATGTTGCCGCTGCGCTGGCGCACCTGGTACTCGAACTCACGCACCATGCCGTCGCGCGCCATCAGCCGCTGATATTCGTCACGCGCCTCGGGACTGACGTAGATCGTGTGGGCGATGTCGTTGATGCTGTCGATCAGGTGCTGCGGGCTGTCATAGCCCATCATCCGCGCCAGCGCCGGATTGGCGTTGAGGAGGTCGCCGGCCGGCGTCGTGACATAGATGCCGTCGATCGACCCCTCGAACAGTTTGCGATAGCTCTCTTCGGCGAGGCGCTGCTCGGTGAGCGCGCGTAC is from Bradyrhizobium xenonodulans and encodes:
- a CDS encoding GrlR family regulatory protein, yielding MKNGLYSIHVNLLDGRVGKGSGVILFRDGKILGGDAYLYYTGSYVVKDDHTFKGEVLVQRHTSPRGDDNPLFGGPAPVGIGVSGTYTDTRAEMTGTALVGKASLIFGATLHKLAEAD
- a CDS encoding helix-turn-helix domain-containing protein: MYMTAFGEFCATIGDIVVIPGGVPHASYGGPGSIVTHLYVPSDHAAVREISGPLRIRHSLATSPDEILDAIGSHDPWPRDPVLPARRAALTELVSCEGLDIRASAARQGRSTDGFIRRFKREVGMTPAAYRLVLRLASARSRLKRGDTVADVAYAGSFSDQSHLGRLFRRAYGATPAAYRSAFAE
- a CDS encoding DMT family transporter; the protein is MNLLASFVVLFAGLSLALQQVLNAGLGNALQSARWAAFASYLGGTIALLLVLAALREPIPAGPLAGRAPLIAWTGGIFGAIFIVTSIFMVPRLGVATVLTLIVVGQLLGSLAFDHIGMLGLPQHPVSLTRALGAGCLVLGAALVRG
- a CDS encoding PAS domain S-box protein, which produces MSAELTPTPEKKRTFSLSIGQLTFGSFLLVLAVIIVTSTASVIAIRHIDTTFAELQRLQSVGDLAEDIDRRMNELRLAARDFVTDPGAGIQFQQVGEAASTLSDILKKTRIELAPEQQDMIDGVTERLATYRNGLERISTLIDRRAQLLAGLPPLRDRFDVAVGATADRELASRLSEAQSRIALGLLARNPSAAEQAAEGMRAMDIADARLKSAVNDYAEAIMAVAVRERQIADIDREVLGTEGRLIGRVTELLREVSARRGHVLSRDFARTLTEARWQSIVLGSIGVLIGMVAAAFVVRRTVRPLAKIARSIRALAAGEKNTSIPSADLDNEIGDIARAAEVFRRALEEADTAREAAVRALTEQRLAEESYRKLFEGSIDGIYVTTPAGDLLNANPALARMMGYDSPQHLIDSINDIAHTIYVSPEARDEYQRLMARDGMVREFEYQVRQRSGNILWLSDSATGVRDEAGNIVRYEGTLRDITDQKRAEDAIAEGRRLLQQVIDTVPAVINVKNRDLRYVLMNRYMAGIFGIEPGDALGRTTADLMSRYGAAKSDESDKRVLKLRKGLGFYEEEYKDASGNMRQWLVNKLPLLDAEGEIERIVTVALDIGERKRGEQEMRKAKESAETALRNLRETQASLIEAEKLAALGRLVAGVAHEVNNPVGISLTVASALERKTAMFTSEVERGELRRSTLNDFLNTSRDASSQLVSNLNRAAELIQSFKQVAADRNYSDQRSFDLGDLTEQVVMSLRPGLRKHNLTLNVECQPDLTMNSYPGPYGQVLTNLFLNSVAHAFPDGRPGTIDIQVRESGKDNVEIIFSDNGCGMSLDVRRRAFDPFFTTRRDQGGTGLGLHIVYSIVTNRLGGRLDLDSEPGEGTRIQIILPRVAPLEQAAE